From a single Cetobacterium somerae ATCC BAA-474 genomic region:
- the uxaC gene encoding glucuronate isomerase: MKKFMCEDFLLNSDIAKTLYHEYAKDMPIYDYHCHLNPKEIYENKKYRSITEIWLGGDHYKWRAMRSNGVSEDYITGDKEDKEKFMKWAETMDECYGNPLFHWTHLELKKFFGIDTILSKETAEEIWEKTNEMLQKDEFTARELIKKANVKALCTTDDPLDSLEYHIALKKENDFEVVVNPAFRPDKGFNIEKDDFLPWLEKLEGLHGKEIDSLAEFKLALGERIDFFHEVGCRISDHALDPVVFVMGEEDEVDDIFNKRVQGGTLTSEEAKMFKTNIMMFLGREYNKRGWVMQLHMGTIRNNSTRMFKKLGPDTGFDCIADDIFVHSLSKFLDALDDTNELPKTILYNLNPRENETLGTLIGCFQGGGIPGKIQLGSGWWFLDQKDGMIKQMTALANLGLLSRFVGMLTDSRSFLSYTRHEYFRRILCNLLGEWVENGEIPNDVDKLGKMVQNICYNNIENYIVKE; the protein is encoded by the coding sequence ATGAAAAAGTTTATGTGTGAAGATTTTCTATTAAATAGTGATATAGCAAAGACACTGTATCATGAGTATGCAAAAGATATGCCAATTTATGATTACCACTGTCATTTAAATCCAAAAGAGATATATGAGAATAAAAAATATAGATCTATAACTGAGATTTGGTTAGGTGGAGATCACTACAAATGGAGAGCAATGAGAAGTAATGGAGTTTCTGAGGACTATATTACTGGAGATAAAGAGGATAAAGAGAAGTTTATGAAATGGGCTGAAACAATGGATGAGTGTTACGGAAATCCACTGTTTCACTGGACTCACTTAGAGTTAAAAAAATTCTTTGGAATAGATACAATTCTTTCTAAAGAAACAGCTGAAGAGATTTGGGAAAAGACAAATGAGATGTTACAAAAAGATGAGTTTACAGCTAGAGAGTTAATAAAAAAAGCTAATGTAAAAGCACTTTGTACAACGGATGATCCATTAGATTCATTAGAGTACCATATAGCTTTAAAAAAGGAGAATGACTTTGAAGTTGTTGTAAACCCAGCATTTAGACCAGATAAAGGGTTCAATATAGAGAAAGATGACTTCTTACCTTGGTTAGAAAAATTAGAAGGGTTACATGGAAAAGAGATTGATTCATTAGCTGAGTTTAAATTAGCTTTAGGAGAGAGAATAGACTTTTTCCATGAAGTTGGATGTAGAATATCAGATCACGCTTTAGACCCTGTTGTTTTTGTAATGGGAGAAGAGGATGAAGTGGATGATATATTCAATAAAAGAGTTCAAGGTGGGACTTTAACTTCAGAAGAGGCTAAGATGTTTAAAACAAACATTATGATGTTCTTAGGAAGAGAGTATAATAAAAGAGGTTGGGTAATGCAACTTCATATGGGAACTATTAGAAATAACTCAACTAGAATGTTTAAAAAGTTAGGTCCAGACACTGGATTCGACTGTATTGCAGATGATATTTTTGTACATTCACTATCAAAATTTTTAGATGCTTTAGATGATACAAATGAGTTACCAAAAACAATACTATATAATTTAAATCCTAGAGAAAATGAGACTTTAGGAACATTAATAGGATGTTTCCAAGGAGGGGGAATTCCAGGAAAGATTCAATTAGGATCTGGATGGTGGTTCCTAGATCAAAAGGATGGAATGATAAAGCAGATGACAGCTTTAGCTAATTTAGGATTACTTTCAAGATTTGTTGGAATGCTAACAGATTCAAGAAGTTTCCTATCTTACACAAGACATGAGTATTTCAGAAGAATACTTTGTAACCTACTTGGGGAGTGGGTAGAAAATGGAGAGATTCCAAATGATGTAGATAAATTGGGGAAAATGGTTCAAAATATATGTTATAACAATATTGAGAACTATATAGTTAAAGAATAG
- a CDS encoding TRAP transporter large permease, with the protein MGVNIGIVAIALFASFFVFLILGLQVSVGIGLASFIAILLSLPLDMTIIASAQKMITGLDNFALLAIPFFILSGNIMNNGGIAIKLVNFAKLIGGRLPGSLAQVNILGNMLFGAISGSAVAAEAAIGGTIYPLQKKEGYDPKYCAAVNITSCPTGLLIPPSNVLIVFALVSGGTSIGALFIAGYLPGIVMGLGIMILAYIFAKKNNYPVEPKPEMSLVIKTTLDALPSLLLIIVVIGGIIKGVFTATEGSGIAVIYTLVLSLIYKNLNAKVIKKILDETIKMTGIIMFLMAASSIMSWALAYSQIPQYITNLLLGISDNKYVILLIINMLLLVVGTFMDMTPAVLIFTPIFLPVVTSLGMHPVHFGILMVYNLCIGLCTPPVGNALFLGCAIADLKIEEIIKTILPYFIVMLIGLLLVTYIPAISLFLPKVFGLI; encoded by the coding sequence GTGGGAGTTAATATAGGAATAGTAGCAATTGCACTATTTGCAAGTTTCTTTGTATTTTTAATTTTAGGACTTCAAGTATCAGTAGGAATAGGGTTAGCATCATTTATAGCAATACTTTTATCACTACCACTTGATATGACAATAATAGCATCAGCTCAAAAGATGATAACTGGACTAGATAACTTTGCGTTATTGGCAATACCATTTTTCATACTTTCAGGAAATATAATGAATAATGGTGGTATAGCAATAAAATTAGTTAACTTTGCTAAACTAATCGGGGGAAGATTGCCAGGATCGTTAGCTCAGGTAAATATTTTAGGAAATATGTTATTCGGAGCTATATCTGGTTCAGCAGTTGCAGCAGAAGCAGCTATTGGAGGAACAATATACCCGCTACAGAAAAAAGAGGGATATGATCCAAAATACTGTGCAGCAGTAAACATAACATCTTGTCCAACAGGACTACTTATTCCACCTAGTAATGTACTTATAGTATTTGCATTAGTTAGTGGTGGAACTTCTATTGGAGCTCTATTTATAGCTGGATATTTACCAGGAATAGTTATGGGATTAGGGATTATGATTTTAGCATATATATTTGCTAAAAAGAATAACTACCCTGTAGAACCAAAACCAGAGATGTCTTTGGTTATAAAAACAACTTTAGATGCACTACCAAGTTTACTTTTAATTATAGTTGTTATTGGGGGAATCATAAAAGGTGTATTTACAGCTACTGAAGGATCAGGAATTGCGGTAATATACACACTAGTTTTATCTTTAATCTACAAAAACTTAAATGCAAAAGTTATAAAAAAGATTTTAGATGAAACAATTAAGATGACAGGAATCATCATGTTTTTAATGGCAGCTTCAAGCATTATGTCTTGGGCTTTGGCGTACTCTCAAATTCCTCAGTATATAACAAATCTACTGCTTGGAATTTCAGATAATAAATATGTTATTTTACTCATCATAAATATGTTACTATTAGTTGTTGGAACATTTATGGATATGACACCAGCTGTGCTTATATTCACACCAATATTCCTACCTGTGGTAACATCTTTAGGAATGCATCCAGTACATTTTGGAATCTTAATGGTTTACAACCTTTGTATAGGGCTTTGTACACCACCTGTTGGAAATGCACTATTCTTAGGTTGTGCCATTGCAGATTTGAAAATAGAGGAGATAATAAAAACGATTTTACCATACTTTATTGTAATGTTAATAGGACTTCTGCTAGTAACTTATATACCAGCAATAAGCTTATTCCTACCTAAAGTATTTGGATTAATATAA
- a CDS encoding 6-phospho-beta-glucosidase → MKNPVKIVTIGGGSSYTPEIVEGFIKRYNELPIKELWLVDIEDGKDKLEIVGSLAKRMVKEAGLEDKMKIYLTLDRREALKDADFVTTQFRVGLLAARIRDERIPLRYGMIGQETNGAGGFAKALRTIPVILDICKDMTELCPNAWLVNFTNPSGMVTESVLKYYPNIKVAGLCNVPIGVRKSVTDALQVPDEEIELICGGLNHFFWGRQVLHNGVDRTEEALSKILTDIENLPANLRHGKPWIREQIMDLNMIPCAYHKYYYLTDEMLADQLEEIRTGKGTRGEQVKKVENELFELYKDPDLKVKPKQLEQRGGQYYSDAACELINSIYNDKGTTIVVSTKNENGLIDCLPEGCAVEVSAKVYKDGVKPYPQKPMPIEARGILQLMKNFEQLTIEAAVTGNYGKALQALTVNPLVTSGAVAKTILDEIIRENWDYLPQFHNSIERYKY, encoded by the coding sequence ATGAAAAACCCTGTTAAAATAGTTACAATTGGTGGTGGGTCATCTTATACACCTGAGATAGTTGAAGGATTTATCAAAAGATACAACGAGCTACCTATTAAAGAACTTTGGTTAGTTGATATTGAAGATGGAAAAGATAAACTAGAAATAGTTGGAAGCTTAGCTAAAAGAATGGTTAAAGAAGCTGGTTTAGAAGATAAAATGAAAATTTATTTAACTTTAGATAGAAGAGAAGCTCTTAAAGATGCTGATTTTGTAACCACTCAATTTAGAGTTGGTCTATTAGCTGCTAGAATAAGAGATGAAAGAATTCCTTTAAGATATGGAATGATTGGACAAGAAACAAATGGTGCTGGTGGTTTTGCAAAAGCTCTTAGAACTATACCTGTTATTTTAGACATTTGCAAAGATATGACTGAACTTTGTCCCAATGCTTGGCTTGTAAACTTTACTAATCCAAGTGGTATGGTTACTGAATCAGTTTTAAAATACTATCCTAATATTAAAGTTGCTGGTCTTTGTAATGTTCCTATAGGTGTTAGAAAATCTGTTACAGATGCTTTACAAGTTCCTGATGAAGAGATTGAACTTATTTGTGGTGGATTAAATCACTTTTTCTGGGGTAGACAAGTCCTTCACAATGGTGTCGATAGAACTGAGGAAGCTCTTTCTAAAATTTTAACAGATATTGAAAATCTTCCAGCAAATTTAAGACATGGAAAACCTTGGATAAGAGAACAAATCATGGATTTAAATATGATACCTTGTGCATATCATAAATACTATTATTTAACTGATGAGATGTTAGCTGATCAATTAGAAGAAATTAGAACTGGAAAAGGAACTCGTGGAGAGCAAGTTAAAAAAGTAGAAAATGAGTTATTTGAACTTTATAAAGATCCAGATTTAAAAGTAAAACCAAAGCAACTTGAACAAAGAGGTGGTCAGTATTATTCCGATGCTGCTTGTGAACTTATAAATTCAATCTATAATGATAAAGGAACTACTATTGTTGTTTCAACAAAAAATGAGAATGGTCTTATTGATTGTTTACCTGAAGGGTGTGCTGTTGAAGTGTCAGCTAAGGTATATAAAGACGGTGTTAAACCATATCCACAAAAACCTATGCCTATTGAAGCTAGGGGTATCTTACAACTTATGAAAAACTTTGAACAACTTACAATTGAAGCTGCTGTTACTGGAAATTATGGAAAGGCATTACAAGCTTTAACTGTAAATCCCCTAGTTACAAGTGGAGCTGTTGCTAAAACTATATTAGATGAGATTATTAGAGAAAACTGGGATTATTTACCACAATTTCATAACTCAATTGAAAGATATAAATATTAA
- a CDS encoding DEAD/DEAH box helicase produces MKYEFISNTNLENNGNLYRYIENGFKKAKSFYFSVAFINFAGVQIILDILKKSEKHNIKGKILTTNYLHFTELKSIEFLKRFKNIEVKFFDSDKMEGFHTKGYIFEYENCYKAIIGSSNLTKSGLKSNIEWNTAVTTEKNSDFIKGVLNEFNYLWEKGVENVNPYIVSYVKKEEIVVRKKVRDEYFLAAEDHDFGIYKESDIKPNYMQEIALKNLETTRMYGETRALCIAATGTGKTYLGAFDVKAFKANKLLFIVHNEEILKSAMETFKNILPEKTMGFFTGNKKNIDRDYIFATIQSLNNRYQEFSEDEFDYIIVDEAHHTTAKSYEKVINYFKPKFLLGLTATPERCDGGNIYEIFHMNVPVEIRLQEALDRKLVTPFHYYGVKDISDVNLEGIDLNDIPAVTKALNLEKRVDFIIKKMNFYGYSGERRKTLGFCVSVEHCEYMTKEFLKKGIKAATITGNHGKDLREDIIKKFKETEDLEVIFTVNIFNEGIDIPCINSILMLRPTASPIIFTQQLGRGLRHYENKEFLTVIDFIGNHSRAFLIALALMGRKGYDKESIKIAVKRDFDNLSKTIHVKMEEICKQEILKQLDNENFNSLKYLKAEYDEFKDYLKGRVPRPLDFIEYEDAPNFYKYVRLQKSYLDFLAKVKDNLFSLNEKERVVIREIERFLPIKRVYEFAIIRELIAKNQGLSKSNILGVVGKYIEISDIKHTLDTVDHAMGYLNGDYYDSQDLKRCGKLFKVSGETIEKTELLNEVLKNKDIKDYILEVLDYGLLKYKESFGTEDYGFPFLKLYENYFMKDVALLCNYDKKHSAFRGSGLLKKDKDYFVFIDLHKDENIKESIKYKDKILDRYHFQWETPNATRVDSEIGERIVKNKEKDIKIHIFVRKCKESDSVVQPYIYIGKGDCIAYKGSKPITTTLKLENPLSKAIYIELTERVEKTLQVAEVGEINEKNY; encoded by the coding sequence ATGAAATATGAATTTATAAGTAATACTAACTTAGAAAATAATGGAAATTTATATAGATATATAGAAAATGGATTTAAAAAAGCTAAAAGTTTCTATTTCTCTGTGGCGTTTATTAACTTTGCAGGAGTACAAATAATTTTAGATATTTTGAAAAAAAGTGAAAAACATAATATAAAAGGTAAAATTTTAACAACAAACTATCTTCATTTTACAGAACTAAAATCTATAGAGTTTTTAAAAAGATTTAAAAATATAGAGGTTAAATTTTTTGATAGTGACAAGATGGAAGGGTTTCATACTAAGGGGTATATATTTGAGTATGAAAACTGTTATAAAGCTATAATTGGGTCGTCTAATCTTACTAAAAGTGGACTTAAAAGTAATATTGAATGGAACACAGCAGTTACTACAGAAAAAAATAGTGACTTTATAAAAGGGGTTTTAAATGAATTTAATTACCTTTGGGAAAAGGGTGTTGAAAATGTAAATCCATATATAGTTTCATATGTAAAAAAAGAGGAGATAGTTGTAAGAAAAAAAGTTAGAGATGAATATTTTTTAGCAGCAGAGGACCATGATTTTGGAATTTATAAAGAATCAGATATAAAACCAAATTATATGCAAGAGATAGCTTTAAAAAACTTAGAAACAACTAGAATGTATGGAGAGACAAGAGCTCTTTGTATTGCAGCTACAGGAACAGGGAAAACATACTTAGGTGCTTTTGATGTAAAGGCATTTAAAGCTAATAAGTTGCTTTTTATAGTTCACAATGAAGAGATCTTAAAATCTGCTATGGAAACTTTTAAAAATATTTTACCTGAAAAAACTATGGGATTTTTTACAGGAAATAAAAAAAATATAGATAGAGATTATATTTTTGCTACTATACAAAGTTTAAATAATAGATACCAAGAGTTTAGTGAGGATGAGTTTGATTATATAATAGTTGATGAAGCTCATCATACAACTGCTAAAAGTTATGAGAAGGTTATAAATTATTTTAAACCTAAGTTTTTATTAGGATTAACAGCTACACCTGAAAGATGTGACGGTGGAAATATATATGAAATTTTTCATATGAATGTCCCTGTGGAGATTCGTTTACAAGAAGCTCTAGATAGAAAGCTTGTAACACCATTTCATTATTATGGAGTCAAGGATATATCAGATGTAAACTTAGAAGGAATAGATTTAAACGATATTCCAGCAGTGACTAAAGCATTAAATTTGGAAAAAAGAGTGGACTTTATTATAAAGAAGATGAATTTTTATGGATATAGTGGAGAGAGAAGAAAAACTCTAGGATTCTGTGTTTCTGTTGAACACTGCGAATATATGACTAAAGAGTTTCTAAAAAAAGGGATAAAAGCAGCAACTATAACAGGAAATCATGGAAAAGATTTGAGAGAGGATATAATAAAAAAATTCAAAGAGACAGAGGATTTGGAAGTTATATTTACAGTTAATATTTTTAATGAAGGAATAGATATTCCGTGTATAAATAGTATTTTAATGCTAAGACCAACAGCTTCACCAATTATATTTACACAGCAGTTGGGAAGAGGGCTAAGACATTATGAAAACAAGGAGTTTTTAACAGTTATAGATTTTATAGGAAACCATTCTAGAGCTTTTTTAATTGCATTGGCACTGATGGGAAGAAAAGGTTATGATAAAGAGAGTATAAAAATAGCTGTAAAAAGGGATTTTGATAACTTATCTAAAACTATTCATGTAAAGATGGAAGAGATTTGTAAACAAGAGATATTGAAACAACTAGACAATGAAAACTTTAATAGTTTAAAGTATTTAAAAGCTGAGTATGATGAGTTTAAAGATTACTTAAAGGGAAGAGTTCCAAGACCATTAGATTTTATTGAGTATGAGGATGCTCCTAATTTTTATAAATACGTAAGACTTCAAAAATCATATTTAGATTTTTTAGCTAAAGTAAAGGATAATCTGTTTTCATTAAACGAAAAAGAGAGAGTAGTTATTCGTGAGATAGAAAGATTTTTGCCTATAAAAAGAGTGTATGAGTTTGCAATAATTCGTGAGTTAATAGCAAAGAATCAAGGATTATCAAAAAGTAATATTTTAGGAGTAGTAGGAAAATATATTGAGATATCTGATATTAAGCATACTCTTGATACCGTAGATCATGCTATGGGATATTTAAATGGAGATTATTATGATTCACAAGATTTGAAAAGATGTGGAAAGCTTTTTAAAGTTTCTGGTGAAACTATAGAGAAAACAGAATTGTTAAATGAAGTTTTAAAAAATAAAGATATAAAAGATTATATTTTAGAAGTTTTAGATTATGGACTTTTAAAATATAAAGAAAGTTTTGGAACAGAGGATTATGGTTTTCCATTTTTAAAGTTATATGAAAACTATTTTATGAAAGATGTTGCACTATTATGTAATTATGATAAAAAACATAGTGCTTTTAGAGGAAGTGGACTTTTAAAAAAAGATAAGGATTATTTTGTGTTTATAGATTTACATAAAGATGAGAATATAAAAGAGAGCATAAAGTATAAAGATAAAATATTAGATAGATATCATTTTCAATGGGAAACTCCCAATGCCACTAGAGTAGATAGTGAAATAGGAGAGAGAATAGTTAAAAATAAAGAGAAAGATATAAAAATTCATATTTTTGTGAGAAAATGTAAAGAGAGTGATAGTGTAGTTCAGCCATATATTTATATAGGAAAAGGGGATTGTATAGCTTATAAGGGAAGTAAACCTATAACAACAACTTTAAAATTAGAGAATCCACTTTCTAAAGCTATATATATTGAACTTACTGAAAGAGTAGAAAAAACGCTACAAGTAGCAGAAGTAGGAGAAATTAATGAAAAAAATTATTGA
- a CDS encoding SemiSWEET transporter: protein MRIIGIIAATLTTIAFFPQVIQVIKSKDTKSISLTMYILFVTGVLLWVLYGFYLNDLPIIIANSIVAVASTIILCYKIREIRSNLKKS, encoded by the coding sequence ATGAGAATTATAGGTATAATAGCGGCTACACTAACTACTATTGCCTTCTTTCCTCAAGTTATACAGGTTATAAAAAGTAAAGATACAAAAAGTATATCACTAACTATGTATATCTTATTTGTAACTGGAGTTTTACTTTGGGTTTTATATGGTTTTTATTTAAATGATTTACCTATTATAATTGCTAACTCCATTGTTGCTGTAGCTTCAACTATTATTCTTTGTTACAAAATCAGAGAGATTCGAAGTAATTTAAAAAAGAGCTAA
- a CDS encoding PTS sugar transporter subunit IIB: MIKILLACNAGMSTSLLVNKMKKVAAEHKLEADIKAVPEIQAPSHFNDINILLLGPQIKFLENKMIELADGRFPVVTINTQKYGMMDGLGVLKDAILAIKEFKKANAQ; encoded by the coding sequence ATGATTAAAATTTTATTAGCATGTAATGCAGGTATGTCAACAAGTCTATTAGTTAACAAAATGAAAAAAGTTGCAGCAGAACATAAATTAGAAGCAGATATAAAAGCAGTTCCTGAAATACAAGCCCCTAGCCACTTTAATGATATAAACATATTATTATTAGGACCACAAATTAAATTTTTAGAAAATAAAATGATTGAACTTGCTGATGGAAGATTTCCAGTTGTTACTATAAATACACAAAAATATGGAATGATGGATGGTTTAGGAGTTTTAAAAGATGCAATCTTAGCAATAAAAGAGTTTAAAAAAGCAAACGCACAATAA
- a CDS encoding PTS sugar transporter subunit IIC, whose translation MKIFNGFNIFLNKHFIPTANKIAAQRHVVAIKDGVVATMPLTIVGSLFLILSFLPLPGYSSFIASSGIGRYFSFISDACFGIVGMVACLAVAYRLTVGYGMHELALSNAIIAVSSFFVTMIPSAVNGNISMGYLGAKSLFTGVIIAIVTVEFVNKVLKRGLVITLPESVPPAISKTFMSLIPGVIVISFWGIVTAILANTSFANFHDAVNVIVGTPLRFASTSLVGQLTAVLLTTILWCAGIHGATIVSGIMDPIWLENTLHNASLAAQGIENIYSNGYIISSAAFTDMTIKIGGSGSTIGFVLLMLFRARSKQLKEVGKLSITPSLFNINEPVIFGTPIVMNPLLIVPFILNPVIITIISWFLMKWDLVKIPFVMVPWTTPPIIAGFLSSGFSISVVLLNIFSIILSIVIFYPFFKIYDAQLAADESDVKKEDSLESLLEEI comes from the coding sequence ATGAAAATATTTAATGGTTTCAATATATTTTTAAATAAACATTTTATACCTACAGCTAATAAAATAGCTGCTCAACGACATGTTGTTGCTATTAAAGATGGAGTAGTTGCTACTATGCCTCTTACTATAGTAGGATCACTTTTCCTGATTTTAAGTTTCTTGCCTCTTCCTGGATATTCAAGTTTTATAGCTAGTAGTGGAATTGGAAGATACTTCTCATTTATATCTGATGCTTGTTTTGGTATTGTTGGAATGGTCGCGTGTTTAGCTGTTGCTTATAGATTAACTGTTGGTTACGGAATGCATGAATTAGCCTTATCAAATGCAATTATTGCTGTTTCAAGTTTCTTCGTTACTATGATTCCTTCAGCAGTAAATGGAAATATAAGTATGGGATATTTAGGAGCTAAAAGCCTGTTTACAGGGGTTATTATAGCTATTGTTACTGTTGAATTTGTTAATAAGGTTTTAAAAAGAGGACTGGTTATAACTCTTCCTGAAAGTGTACCTCCTGCTATATCAAAAACTTTTATGTCATTAATTCCTGGTGTTATTGTAATTAGTTTCTGGGGAATAGTTACAGCAATTTTAGCAAATACAAGTTTTGCTAACTTCCACGATGCTGTAAATGTAATTGTTGGTACACCTTTAAGATTTGCTAGTACATCATTAGTTGGACAACTTACAGCTGTTCTTTTAACAACTATTCTTTGGTGTGCAGGGATACATGGAGCTACAATTGTAAGCGGAATTATGGACCCTATCTGGCTTGAAAACACTCTTCACAATGCGTCTTTGGCTGCTCAAGGAATTGAAAATATCTACTCTAATGGTTATATTATTTCAAGTGCTGCTTTTACAGATATGACAATTAAAATTGGTGGAAGTGGATCTACAATTGGATTTGTTCTATTAATGCTTTTTAGAGCTCGTTCTAAACAATTAAAAGAGGTTGGAAAGTTATCTATAACACCATCACTATTTAACATTAATGAACCTGTTATTTTTGGAACTCCTATAGTTATGAATCCATTACTTATAGTTCCATTTATATTAAATCCTGTTATTATAACGATTATTAGTTGGTTTTTAATGAAGTGGGATTTAGTTAAAATACCATTTGTTATGGTTCCTTGGACTACACCACCTATTATTGCTGGTTTTTTATCATCTGGTTTCTCAATTTCTGTAGTTTTACTTAATATTTTTAGTATTATTTTATCTATAGTTATTTTCTATCCTTTCTTTAAAATTTATGATGCACAATTAGCTGCTGATGAAAGTGATGTAAAAAAAGAGGATAGTTTAGAGTCATTATTAGAAGAGATATAA
- a CDS encoding (deoxy)nucleoside triphosphate pyrophosphohydrolase, producing the protein MKKIIEVVGAILENPNGDIFCAMRPKDKTFPGMWEFPGGKIEEGEEPKRALEREIKEELNIDIRADKLFDEVQKEYEEFVIKLSTYNCTVLDFSEFKLIEHQEFKWMEKESLMTLDWVPTDIPTVEKLVKL; encoded by the coding sequence ATGAAAAAAATTATTGAGGTAGTAGGAGCTATTTTAGAAAATCCAAATGGTGATATATTTTGCGCTATGAGGCCAAAAGATAAAACTTTCCCAGGGATGTGGGAGTTCCCAGGTGGTAAGATTGAAGAGGGAGAGGAACCTAAAAGAGCTTTAGAAAGAGAAATCAAAGAGGAGTTAAATATAGATATAAGAGCGGATAAACTTTTTGATGAAGTTCAAAAAGAGTATGAAGAGTTTGTTATAAAATTATCTACTTATAATTGTACAGTTTTAGATTTCTCAGAGTTTAAATTAATAGAGCATCAAGAGTTTAAGTGGATGGAAAAAGAGTCGTTAATGACTTTAGATTGGGTTCCAACAGACATTCCAACTGTAGAAAAGTTAGTGAAATTATAA
- a CDS encoding 6-phospho-beta-glucosidase gives MKNTLPKDFLWGGAIAANQCEGAYLENGKGLSPVDILPGGPKLRNEALEDVKKAMNTDYGYYPSHISIDFFHKFKEDIKLFKEMGFKCLRTSICWARIFPNGDNLEPNEEGLKFYDALIDELIKNNIEPVITINHFDTPLELTKKYGGWKDKRLIDFYARYCEVLFKRYKGKVKYWMTFNEINIILHIPSFGGGLVFEEGENKKQVMYQSAHHQLVASALATKIGHEIDSENMIGCMLAAGTVYPNTCNPNDILAAQAANRENYFFIDVQSKGEYPSYSKRMLEELGVTLEISEDEKKILKEHTVDYIGFSYYSSRLRSADPEVMKNIKDGNAFASLTNPYLKESEWGWTIDPTGLRITMNELYDRYNKPLFIVENGLGAIDKIETDGSINDDYRIDYLRQHIEQMKEGVKDGVNLLGYTPWGCIDLVSAGTGQMSKRYGFIYVDKDDDGNGTLKRSKKKSFNWYKNVISSNGDEL, from the coding sequence ATGAAAAATACTTTACCTAAAGATTTTTTATGGGGAGGAGCTATTGCTGCTAATCAATGTGAGGGAGCATATCTAGAAAATGGAAAAGGTTTATCTCCTGTTGATATCTTACCTGGGGGACCAAAATTAAGAAATGAAGCTTTAGAGGATGTAAAAAAAGCTATGAATACAGATTATGGATACTATCCATCACATATTTCTATAGATTTTTTTCATAAATTTAAAGAGGATATAAAGCTTTTTAAAGAGATGGGATTTAAGTGTCTAAGAACCTCTATTTGTTGGGCTAGAATTTTCCCAAATGGTGATAATTTAGAACCTAATGAAGAAGGTCTAAAATTCTATGATGCTTTAATTGATGAACTTATAAAAAATAATATAGAACCTGTTATAACTATAAATCATTTTGATACTCCTTTAGAACTTACTAAAAAATATGGCGGTTGGAAAGATAAACGATTAATTGATTTTTACGCTAGATATTGCGAAGTTCTTTTTAAAAGATATAAAGGTAAAGTTAAGTATTGGATGACTTTTAATGAAATTAATATTATTTTGCACATTCCATCTTTTGGTGGTGGCCTTGTTTTTGAAGAGGGGGAAAATAAAAAGCAAGTTATGTATCAAAGTGCTCATCATCAGCTTGTTGCAAGTGCTTTAGCTACAAAGATTGGTCATGAAATTGATTCTGAAAATATGATTGGATGTATGCTAGCTGCAGGAACTGTTTATCCTAATACTTGTAACCCAAATGATATTTTAGCTGCACAAGCTGCCAATAGAGAAAATTATTTCTTTATAGATGTACAATCTAAAGGTGAATATCCATCTTACTCAAAAAGAATGCTTGAGGAACTTGGAGTTACCCTTGAAATCAGTGAAGATGAGAAAAAAATATTAAAAGAACATACTGTTGATTATATTGGATTTAGTTATTACTCTAGTAGACTTAGAAGTGCTGACCCTGAAGTTATGAAAAATATCAAAGATGGAAATGCTTTTGCCTCTTTAACAAATCCATACTTAAAAGAATCTGAATGGGGATGGACTATTGACCCTACAGGTCTTAGAATAACTATGAATGAATTATATGATAGATACAATAAGCCACTTTTTATAGTTGAAAATGGTCTTGGTGCCATTGATAAAATTGAAACTGATGGATCTATAAATGATGACTATCGTATTGATTATTTAAGACAACATATTGAACAAATGAAAGAGGGAGTTAAAGATGGCGTTAATCTTTTAGGATATACACCTTGGGGATGTATTGACTTAGTTAGTGCTGGAACTGGGCAAATGAGTAAGCGATATGGGTTTATCTATGTTGATAAAGATGATGATGGGAATGGAACTTTAAAAAGATCTAAAAAGAAATCATTTAACTGGTATAAAAATGTTATCTCTTCAAATGGAGATGAACTGTAA